One Frankia alni ACN14a DNA window includes the following coding sequences:
- a CDS encoding PH domain-containing protein, with protein MPDALLPDPERWRVLPPELRRLRRTLLVLAAVPAVALTLLISLSVGGWPWVLLTVVPLLVAAAAWRSIGVGWRAWRYAEREDDLLISRGVLVRRLVVVPYGRMQLVDVTAGPLARRFGVARVQLHTAAAASDAVIPGLPPREAARLRDALTERGEARSAGL; from the coding sequence ATGCCCGACGCTCTCCTGCCGGATCCCGAACGGTGGCGGGTCCTGCCGCCGGAGCTGCGGAGGCTACGACGGACGCTGCTGGTCCTCGCGGCCGTCCCGGCGGTGGCGCTCACCCTGCTGATCTCGCTGTCGGTCGGCGGCTGGCCCTGGGTCCTGCTCACCGTCGTCCCCCTGCTGGTCGCCGCCGCGGCCTGGCGATCCATCGGCGTGGGCTGGCGGGCCTGGCGCTACGCCGAGCGGGAGGACGATCTGCTGATCAGCCGGGGCGTGCTGGTGCGCCGCCTGGTCGTGGTGCCCTACGGACGGATGCAGCTCGTCGACGTGACCGCCGGACCGCTCGCCCGGCGCTTCGGCGTCGCCAGGGTGCAACTGCACACCGCGGCGGCGGCCAGCGATGCCGTCATCCCGGGGTTGCCGCCGCGGGAGGCCGCCCGACTGCGCGACGCCCTCACGGAACGCGGCGAAGCCCGGTCGGCCGGACTGTGA
- a CDS encoding NAD-dependent epimerase/dehydratase family protein has product MVRAVVTGAAGFLGGALAHALREQGADVVALDVRRAPGVVQADISRPGTWEQALDGAELVIHAAAVGTGGVAELTPVRPGRAGAPRRVSGAEVRRVTLGGTAALLDAAARAGVARFLHLSCVDVLSRVTPRDGERAEVSRVNGPLVDESAPVGLTGDVRADALAAAEQAVGSAAAHGLGATVVRIGDAYGPRAGRWTLWPVLLMRAGRFVLVDGGRGVLSPVHVDDVVAAVTAVAAADRAAVAGQVLHVTGGEQVSAAEFFGYYSRMLDLPSPRSVPGRLLGAVDAWDRVRALGAGLAAPRSPASAGGALASGVSAGGVSAGGVSAGGGSAAAEPEPAGTAPAAPPGVASPPPVPGRPAAALVRGLGARLVAGVDPRARVDLGALGVRELTRDAGFSISRIGSLAGWSPAVPLADGMDRTESWLRERGLLGVREPSRRG; this is encoded by the coding sequence GTGGTTCGGGCGGTGGTCACCGGCGCGGCCGGGTTTCTGGGCGGAGCGCTTGCGCATGCCCTGCGCGAACAGGGCGCCGACGTCGTCGCGCTGGACGTCCGGCGCGCGCCCGGCGTGGTGCAGGCCGACATCAGCCGGCCCGGCACCTGGGAGCAGGCGCTCGACGGCGCCGAACTGGTAATCCACGCCGCCGCCGTGGGCACCGGCGGTGTCGCGGAGCTCACCCCGGTGCGCCCGGGGCGCGCCGGGGCGCCGCGGCGGGTCTCCGGTGCCGAGGTCCGGCGGGTGACCCTCGGCGGTACCGCCGCCCTGCTCGACGCGGCCGCCCGCGCCGGGGTCGCGCGTTTCCTGCATCTGTCCTGTGTGGACGTGCTGTCGCGGGTGACGCCGCGTGACGGCGAACGCGCCGAGGTCAGCCGGGTGAACGGGCCGCTGGTGGACGAGTCCGCCCCGGTCGGCCTCACCGGCGACGTGCGGGCCGACGCGCTCGCCGCCGCCGAGCAGGCGGTGGGTTCGGCCGCGGCGCACGGGCTCGGAGCCACCGTGGTGCGCATCGGCGACGCCTACGGCCCCCGGGCGGGGCGCTGGACACTGTGGCCGGTGCTGCTCATGCGGGCCGGCCGGTTCGTCCTGGTGGACGGCGGGCGCGGGGTTCTCAGTCCGGTCCACGTCGATGACGTGGTCGCCGCGGTGACGGCGGTCGCCGCCGCGGACCGCGCCGCGGTCGCCGGCCAGGTGCTGCACGTCACCGGGGGCGAGCAGGTCAGCGCCGCCGAGTTCTTCGGGTACTACAGCCGGATGCTGGACCTGCCCTCGCCGCGGTCCGTGCCGGGCCGGCTGCTCGGGGCCGTGGACGCGTGGGACCGGGTGCGGGCCCTCGGCGCGGGGCTGGCGGCACCGAGGTCCCCGGCGTCGGCAGGCGGTGCGCTGGCGAGCGGTGTGTCGGCGGGCGGTGTGTCGGCGGGCGGGGTGTCCGCGGGCGGTGGGTCCGCCGCGGCGGAGCCGGAGCCGGCCGGGACTGCGCCGGCCGCGCCGCCCGGGGTCGCCTCGCCGCCGCCCGTGCCGGGCCGACCCGCCGCAGCCCTGGTCCGCGGCCTCGGCGCGCGGCTCGTGGCCGGCGTCGACCCGCGCGCCCGGGTGGACCTCGGCGCGCTCGGCGTGCGCGAACTGACCCGGGACGCCGGCTTCTCCATCAGCCGGATCGGCAGCCTGGCCGGCTGGTCGCCCGCCGTGCCCCTCGCCGACGGCATGGACCGCACCGAGTCGTGGCTGCGGGAACGGGGCCTGCTCGGGGTCCGGGAACCGTCCCGCCGTGGGTGA
- a CDS encoding SMODS domain-containing nucleotidyltransferase: protein MSVDTPRGTPAGVRPGEVTYDHLIIPSHWRRSNESTPGAPNALFPPDGGASPQQVPPPINPTTGAMTGPLLVGTTARAFAKLDDLIRLSAEDKAVIAARRDEAERALRAIFPPRCALPLVGVATIGSAGRDTMIQPLDEVDIFAVFSAANSAWKRFRWDSRDLVLCVRNAIGGERIQTIGSRGQALRIVYDSPPDVHLVPAFDHPRAGYVMPDRVGGWLPTRPERHTSWTADLGPRVISAVRLLKAWNRVCGSHLRSFHIEALAGQVLAGRGLNTRQGLAEVFRHMDEVGLVAADPADVGGDLSAYLRPEDVDALAGTIRLARIYSAKAVDAEQAGDHEEAVALWGSVFGPEFPTFG from the coding sequence ATGAGCGTGGATACCCCTCGGGGGACACCGGCCGGAGTTCGGCCGGGGGAGGTCACCTACGACCACCTGATCATTCCGTCGCACTGGCGGCGGTCCAACGAGTCCACGCCGGGCGCGCCCAACGCGTTGTTCCCACCCGATGGTGGCGCCTCGCCCCAGCAGGTCCCGCCGCCGATCAACCCGACGACCGGGGCGATGACCGGTCCCCTGCTCGTCGGGACCACCGCGCGGGCCTTCGCCAAGCTGGATGACCTGATCCGGCTCAGTGCCGAGGACAAGGCCGTGATCGCCGCCCGGCGCGACGAGGCGGAGCGGGCGCTGCGGGCGATCTTCCCGCCCCGGTGCGCGCTGCCGCTGGTCGGCGTCGCGACGATCGGCTCGGCCGGCCGGGACACCATGATCCAGCCGCTCGACGAGGTCGACATCTTCGCCGTCTTCTCCGCCGCGAACAGCGCGTGGAAGCGGTTCCGCTGGGACTCGCGCGACCTGGTGCTCTGCGTGCGCAACGCGATCGGGGGCGAGCGGATCCAGACGATCGGCAGCCGCGGCCAGGCGCTGCGCATCGTCTACGACTCGCCGCCGGACGTGCACCTCGTCCCGGCGTTCGACCACCCCCGAGCCGGCTACGTCATGCCCGATCGGGTCGGCGGCTGGCTGCCGACCCGCCCGGAGCGGCACACCAGCTGGACCGCGGACCTCGGCCCCCGGGTGATCTCGGCGGTGCGTCTGCTCAAGGCGTGGAACCGGGTCTGCGGCAGCCACCTGCGCTCCTTCCACATCGAGGCGCTCGCCGGGCAGGTCCTCGCCGGTCGAGGGCTCAACACCCGGCAGGGGCTGGCCGAGGTCTTCCGCCACATGGACGAGGTCGGCCTGGTCGCGGCGGATCCCGCGGACGTCGGCGGCGACCTGTCCGCCTACCTGCGCCCCGAGGACGTCGACGCGCTCGCGGGGACCATCCGGCTCGCCCGCATCTACTCGGCGAAGGCGGTCGACGCGGAGCAGGCCGGGGACCACGAGGAGGCCGTGGCACTCTGGGGCTCGGTGTTCGGCCCGGAGTTCCCGACCTTCGGCTGA
- a CDS encoding PH domain-containing protein yields the protein MTTERETTERETTDQETTDQETTEREVAEREVAERRTTRRDAAPVTAPDGFHRLHPLTPFLRGWVIVAAFAATVGRNLAEDVTARAVGLTLIFLIPAAGTYGYCAWRFTRYRLDRDGLRLDTGLLVRRTRYVRLDRLQSVDIVQPLLARMIGLAILRLDLAGRERRERSDADGGDSGSDLRYLSIGHAHRLRAELLATAAGLAPDVGEAPFHPLAEVPPRRLIAAIALSPAPWAAVFGAAAIATPSLLTGTRAGVLGAIPLLGWLWHTTFRIFAAGYPYAVSESPDGLRIDSGLLERAHATVPPGRVQAISVGEPLLWRLCGWVTIRMNVAGSGPSVLLPVARRDEALELIGKLLPGVDVAAVELARPPRRAALLAPIHWRMLSCGADDVVFVARHGLLRRYTDLIPHGKVQSIRLVANPLARVLRLADVHLDTTGGPVRVRAGLRDRAEALRIVAAQAERSRLGRRAAVPDRWMT from the coding sequence GTGACCACCGAGCGGGAGACCACCGAGCGGGAGACCACCGACCAGGAGACCACCGACCAGGAGACCACTGAGCGGGAGGTCGCCGAGCGGGAGGTCGCCGAGCGGAGGACCACCCGACGGGACGCCGCGCCGGTGACCGCGCCGGACGGGTTCCACCGGCTGCATCCCCTCACACCGTTCCTGCGCGGCTGGGTGATCGTCGCCGCGTTCGCCGCGACCGTCGGGCGCAACCTCGCCGAGGACGTCACCGCCCGGGCCGTCGGCCTGACCCTCATCTTCCTGATCCCGGCCGCCGGGACCTACGGCTACTGTGCCTGGCGGTTCACCCGGTACCGGCTCGATCGCGACGGCCTGCGGCTGGACACCGGCCTGCTGGTCCGGCGCACCCGCTACGTCCGGCTGGACCGGCTGCAGTCGGTGGACATCGTCCAGCCACTGCTCGCCCGGATGATCGGGCTGGCGATCCTGCGCCTGGACCTGGCGGGCCGGGAACGCCGGGAACGGTCCGACGCCGACGGCGGCGACTCCGGATCCGACCTGCGGTACCTGTCGATCGGGCACGCCCACCGGCTGCGCGCCGAGCTGCTCGCCACCGCGGCCGGACTCGCCCCCGACGTCGGCGAGGCGCCGTTCCATCCCCTCGCCGAGGTGCCGCCGAGACGGCTGATCGCCGCGATCGCCCTGTCGCCCGCGCCGTGGGCGGCGGTGTTCGGGGCGGCGGCGATCGCCACGCCGTCGCTGCTCACCGGCACCCGCGCCGGTGTCCTGGGCGCGATCCCGCTGCTCGGCTGGCTCTGGCACACCACCTTCCGGATCTTCGCCGCCGGCTATCCGTACGCCGTGTCCGAGTCGCCGGACGGGCTGCGCATCGACAGCGGGCTGCTCGAACGCGCCCACGCCACCGTCCCGCCGGGGCGCGTCCAGGCGATCAGCGTCGGGGAACCGTTGCTGTGGCGCCTGTGCGGCTGGGTGACCATCCGGATGAACGTGGCCGGCAGCGGGCCGTCGGTCCTGCTGCCGGTCGCCCGCCGGGACGAGGCGCTGGAGCTGATCGGCAAGCTGCTGCCCGGGGTGGATGTGGCCGCGGTCGAGCTGGCCCGTCCGCCGAGACGGGCCGCGCTGCTCGCCCCGATCCACTGGCGGATGCTGTCCTGCGGCGCCGACGACGTGGTCTTCGTCGCGCGCCACGGGCTGCTGCGCCGGTACACAGATCTGATCCCGCACGGCAAGGTGCAGAGCATCCGCCTGGTAGCGAACCCGCTGGCCCGGGTGCTGCGCCTCGCCGACGTGCACCTGGACACCACCGGCGGGCCGGTGCGGGTGCGAGCCGGCCTGCGCGACCGGGCCGAGGCACTGCGGATCGTCGCCGCCCAGGCCGAGCGGTCCCGGCTGGGGCGCCGCGCGGCCGTGCCGGACCGGTGGATGACCTGA
- a CDS encoding MMPL family transporter, translated as MSWVIGRRSAWVVIVLWLAIGGAASPMAFRLADAQKNDASAFLPAEAESTRLLAAQRHFPGADAVPAVVVLTRPAGLTPADRSAATAIGGALAPFAAGPVLGPVVAPDGHSLILTVPLAQLDDAARFTDNVREMRRIAARIAPAGTETAITGPAGLVADAFQMFRTIESRLLLVTAGIVAVILLVVYRSPLLWLVPLVSVGIADQTAAGIVSLLARHGVLTVNGQSSGILRVLVFGAGTDYALLLIARYREELTRHRDPRRAMREAMRHAGPAVLASAGTVVIGMLCLLFGVLASDRGLGPVGAIGISTALVTMTTLLPAAMVLCGRRLFWPLIPRFGEHPPVTDTARRGPAARAAHDNALAAPTAPGHEDLTEFDLAEEPGRWVRIGAAIDRRPRTVWVGTSLVLGGLIVGLLTMNTSLRQDEGFRHRVESVRGIELISADFPPGVSAPTYVIAAGRVAPQVAAVIRATPGVAGVAEAGRAGDRVQFVVVLGDRPDSPASFDAVRELRSRVHRVPGAGALVGGNTAVNLDVRHAAVRDRQVIIPLVLAVVLVVLMFLLRAIVAPLMLMATVVLSYLAALGASAVAYRWIFGFPGADPSLPLLAFIFLVALGVDYNIFLMTRVREEAARIGPRPGVLHALAVTGGVITSAGVVLAATFSALIIFPLVQLAEIGFVVAFGVLLDTLVVRSILVPALTLDIGRRIWWPSRLARPDDTAGGTPPAISPSAPASPPRPRTPRHPV; from the coding sequence GTGTCGTGGGTGATCGGACGCCGCTCGGCCTGGGTGGTCATCGTCCTGTGGCTCGCGATCGGCGGGGCGGCCAGTCCGATGGCGTTCCGCCTCGCGGACGCCCAGAAGAACGACGCGAGCGCGTTCCTCCCGGCAGAGGCCGAGTCGACCCGCCTGCTCGCGGCGCAACGCCACTTCCCCGGCGCGGATGCCGTGCCCGCCGTCGTCGTCCTGACCAGGCCGGCGGGCCTGACCCCGGCGGACCGCTCCGCCGCCACCGCCATCGGTGGGGCGCTGGCGCCCTTCGCCGCCGGGCCGGTCCTCGGCCCCGTCGTCGCCCCGGACGGCCACTCGCTGATCCTCACCGTCCCCCTCGCCCAGCTCGACGACGCCGCCCGGTTCACGGACAACGTCCGTGAGATGCGGCGGATCGCCGCCCGGATCGCCCCCGCCGGGACCGAGACCGCGATCACCGGGCCGGCGGGGCTGGTCGCCGACGCCTTCCAGATGTTCCGGACGATCGAGAGCCGGCTGCTCCTCGTCACCGCGGGGATCGTCGCCGTGATCCTGCTGGTGGTCTATCGCAGCCCGCTGCTGTGGCTGGTCCCCCTGGTGTCGGTGGGGATCGCCGACCAGACCGCCGCCGGGATCGTCAGTCTGCTCGCCCGGCACGGCGTGCTGACCGTCAACGGGCAGAGTTCCGGCATCCTGCGGGTGCTCGTCTTCGGGGCCGGCACGGACTACGCCCTGCTGCTCATCGCCCGCTATCGGGAGGAACTCACCCGCCACCGGGATCCGCGCCGCGCCATGCGGGAGGCGATGCGGCACGCCGGTCCCGCGGTCCTGGCCTCCGCCGGCACCGTCGTCATCGGGATGCTCTGCCTGCTGTTCGGGGTGCTGGCCTCCGACCGCGGGCTCGGGCCGGTCGGCGCGATCGGCATCTCGACCGCCCTGGTGACGATGACCACGCTGCTGCCGGCGGCGATGGTGCTCTGCGGACGCCGGCTGTTCTGGCCGCTGATCCCCCGGTTCGGGGAGCATCCCCCCGTCACCGACACGGCCCGGCGGGGGCCGGCGGCGCGGGCCGCCCACGACAACGCGCTGGCCGCGCCCACCGCCCCGGGCCACGAGGACCTCACCGAGTTCGACCTCGCCGAGGAGCCGGGACGCTGGGTCAGAATCGGCGCGGCGATCGACCGGCGCCCGCGGACGGTGTGGGTGGGGACCTCGTTGGTGCTGGGTGGCCTCATCGTCGGCCTGCTCACGATGAACACCTCGCTGCGGCAGGACGAGGGCTTCCGGCACCGGGTGGAGTCGGTGCGCGGCATCGAGCTGATCTCCGCGGACTTCCCGCCGGGCGTCTCGGCGCCGACGTACGTCATCGCCGCCGGACGGGTCGCGCCCCAGGTCGCTGCCGTGATCCGGGCGACGCCGGGGGTGGCGGGGGTGGCCGAGGCCGGCCGCGCCGGCGACCGGGTGCAGTTCGTCGTCGTCCTGGGCGACCGACCGGACAGCCCGGCCTCGTTCGACGCCGTGCGCGAGCTGCGATCCAGGGTGCACCGGGTGCCGGGAGCGGGCGCGCTGGTCGGGGGGAACACGGCGGTGAACCTCGACGTGCGGCACGCGGCCGTGCGGGACCGCCAGGTGATCATCCCGCTGGTTCTCGCGGTCGTGCTCGTGGTGCTGATGTTCCTGCTCCGCGCGATCGTCGCCCCGCTGATGCTCATGGCGACGGTGGTGCTGTCCTACCTCGCCGCGCTCGGCGCGAGCGCGGTCGCCTACCGCTGGATCTTCGGCTTTCCCGGCGCCGACCCCTCGCTGCCGCTACTGGCGTTCATCTTCCTGGTAGCGCTCGGCGTGGACTACAACATCTTCCTGATGACCCGGGTGCGCGAGGAGGCAGCGCGGATCGGGCCCCGGCCCGGTGTGCTGCACGCGCTGGCCGTCACCGGCGGCGTCATCACCTCCGCGGGCGTCGTGCTCGCCGCCACCTTCTCCGCCCTGATCATCTTTCCGCTCGTCCAGCTCGCCGAGATCGGCTTCGTGGTCGCGTTCGGCGTCCTGCTCGACACCCTGGTCGTGCGGTCGATCCTCGTGCCCGCGCTGACGCTGGACATCGGCCGGCGCATCTGGTGGCCCAGCCGGTTGGCCCGCCCGGACGACACCGCCGGCGGCACGCCCCCGGCGATCTCCCCCAGCGCGCCGGCGTCCCCGCCGCGCCCGCGGACACCCCGGCATCCCGTCTAG
- a CDS encoding pseudouridine-5'-phosphate glycosidase, with translation MAGRSNIVVSATVRDALAAGAPVVALESTLIAHGLPRPRNRDVAVELEELARARGVTPATIAVIDGVPRVGLDEPDLRRIADDANVIKLSVRDLPVACATGWTGATTVASTALLAARVGIRLFATGGLGGVHRGAGDSFDESADLVTLAAMPITVVSAGVKSILDIGATLERLETLGITVVGYRTSTFPGFYLPHTTYDLDWRVGDAGQVAATMAAADLLGLTSAIVVANPLPTDQALDPALHDRVLADALAWATERGIRGKAVTPFLLETFHRETGGASLEVNINAVRNNVAVASDIALAWAAKDRSPTDPAAPDPTAPDPAAPDPTAPDPAAPDSAAPDLAGPDPSAPDPAAVARAHRP, from the coding sequence ATGGCGGGCAGATCGAACATCGTCGTCTCGGCAACCGTGCGGGACGCCCTGGCCGCCGGGGCGCCGGTGGTCGCGTTGGAGTCGACGTTGATCGCGCACGGGCTGCCTCGGCCCCGCAACCGCGACGTCGCCGTCGAGCTGGAGGAGCTGGCGCGCGCACGGGGAGTGACCCCCGCGACGATCGCGGTGATCGACGGCGTGCCCCGGGTCGGCCTGGACGAGCCCGACCTGCGCCGCATCGCCGACGACGCCAACGTCATCAAACTCTCCGTGCGTGACCTGCCGGTCGCCTGCGCGACGGGGTGGACGGGGGCGACGACGGTAGCGTCCACCGCTCTGCTCGCGGCCCGCGTGGGGATTCGGCTGTTCGCCACCGGCGGTCTCGGCGGGGTGCACCGCGGCGCAGGGGACAGCTTCGACGAATCCGCCGACCTGGTGACCCTCGCGGCCATGCCGATCACCGTCGTGAGCGCCGGAGTCAAGTCGATCCTCGACATCGGCGCGACCCTCGAACGGCTCGAGACGTTGGGTATCACCGTCGTCGGCTATCGGACGTCGACCTTCCCCGGCTTCTACCTGCCCCACACCACCTACGACCTGGACTGGCGGGTCGGCGACGCCGGCCAGGTCGCCGCGACGATGGCTGCGGCGGACCTGCTGGGCCTCACCTCGGCGATCGTCGTGGCCAACCCGCTGCCCACCGACCAGGCCCTCGACCCGGCCCTGCACGACCGGGTGCTGGCCGACGCCCTGGCCTGGGCCACCGAACGCGGCATCCGCGGCAAGGCCGTCACCCCGTTTCTCCTGGAGACCTTCCATCGGGAGACCGGCGGCGCGAGCCTGGAGGTCAACATCAACGCCGTGCGGAACAACGTCGCCGTCGCGTCGGACATCGCCCTCGCCTGGGCCGCCAAGGACCGGTCCCCCACAGACCCAGCCGCCCCAGACCCGACCGCCCCAGACCCAGCCGCCCCAGACCCGACCGCCCCAGACCCAGCCGCCCCAGACTCAGCCGCCCCAGACCTGGCCGGCCCGGACCCGAGTGCCCCAGACCCGGCCGCGGTAGCGCGAGCGCATCGGCCGTAG